In one Oscillospiraceae bacterium genomic region, the following are encoded:
- a CDS encoding indolepyruvate oxidoreductase, producing the protein MERNIIVAGVGGQGSILASHIIAEAAIRSKEATGEELNVRVGETFGAAQRGGAVASHVRIGEIHGPLVRKGRADLVVALEPLEGLRIGLPYLARDGVAIVNTITEAPVDAKVGAVEYPALDAIEGALKQMCKKVVMLDARSLALEAGSAKAVNVVMLGAAFATGTLPYSEEIMLGAIRAQVPAKAVELNLKAFALGKEAFLKS; encoded by the coding sequence ATGGAACGAAATATCATTGTAGCAGGCGTCGGCGGCCAGGGCAGTATTCTGGCCTCCCATATCATCGCTGAGGCGGCCATCCGCAGCAAGGAGGCCACCGGCGAGGAGCTCAACGTCCGGGTGGGCGAGACCTTCGGCGCGGCCCAGCGGGGCGGCGCGGTGGCCTCCCACGTGCGCATCGGCGAAATCCACGGCCCCCTGGTCCGCAAGGGCCGGGCCGACCTGGTGGTGGCCCTGGAGCCCCTGGAGGGCCTGCGCATCGGCCTGCCCTACCTGGCCAGGGACGGCGTGGCCATCGTCAACACCATCACCGAGGCCCCCGTGGACGCCAAGGTGGGCGCGGTGGAGTACCCCGCACTGGATGCCATCGAGGGCGCATTGAAGCAGATGTGCAAAAAGGTGGTCATGCTGGACGCCCGGAGCCTGGCCCTGGAGGCCGGCAGCGCCAAGGCGGTCAACGTGGTCATGCTGGGGGCGGCCTTCGCCACCGGCACCCTGCCCTACTCCGAGGAGATTATGCTGGGCGCCATCCGGGCCCAGGTGCCCGCCAAGGCGGTGGAGCTCAACCTGAAGGCCTTCGCGCTGGGCAAGGAGGCCTTCCTCAAGAGCTGA
- a CDS encoding hypothetical protein (frameshifted, insertion at around 181952,181882;~possible pseudo due to internal stop codon): protein MTLQEEAKQTVRAFCRAWFEQRDARRTAQFLTDDIQFVGTGENEYARGRAEMTAYLEEDIREIAEPFSIELPVILERELSDTIYMASAEFTLRNSVYTWRLRGFFVLRREGGRWGVCNLHFAEPGRSQGPGEHYPQTVVVERVMKQREELLSSSIAGGMMGGYLEPGFPFYFVNRRMLDYLGYRDEAEFVGSIGGLISNCMHPDDRALVDEAVFRQLAAAEEFVVEYRMRKKDGTYIWVHDVGRRTLAENGKRAITSVCIDITAQRKAQDEVLHLYNNIPGAVFRCRFDADFSVIDANDGLFDFIGYTREEFAALGSRMSAVIHPEDLSVMADVLRAQLAGGSTIQNQNRLICKDGTEKWISIKAQLIREESGEEFFYCVFVDITDEKRLQGRIQELYEKELSYFAELASAGESIQGRANLTQNRMESYQSASPAAISWPGDTFGEAMDRLAASAVDPAAGEALRTALVREKLLSDYAAGKSDYHFTFLRRRQDGGVFWASTSFRSYRNPGTGDVVLFFYTFDVTEQKLQEELLHKVAALDYDIITDIDVRRDTHRPVAYKSAQKNIIPSKGPYQASIRALAEQYMDEGARREYLGKLDYAYMEERLGREDSYSFSVEMRDENGVSRVKRFQVFYISRELGRVCMARTDVTDVVRQEQRQKQEISAALVAAEQANAAKSDFLSRMSHEIRTPMNAIIGMSTIAARSIGDDEQVMDCISKIGISSRFLLSLINDILDMSRIESGKMLLKNEKIPTEEFLNGINSICFSQAAAKGVDYDCIVDPVLDDYYMGDAMKLQQVLINILSNAIKFTGEGGKVTFSAAPLHRTKHCAVLRFVVNDTGVGMGEDFMQHLFEPFSQESTGTTALYGGTGLGLAISKSIVDMMDGKITVRSIKGIGSEFTVDVKLGITEEERLRHNQKKAAYNFSHLKTLVVDDDVAVCESAVVTLLEMGVRAEWVDSGRKAVDRVRSCWDQGRYYDMILIDWKMPEMDGLETARRIRQIVGPEVTIIIMTAYDWISIEHEAKLAGVNLLMSKPMFKSSLISAFSRALGEKEEQAQPAAAVEYDFSGKRVLLAEDNAINTEVAVMLLEARGFAVDTAENGLRALERFSKSEPGYYDAILMDIRMPLMDGLTAATNIRHLSNADAGSVPIIAMTANAFDDDIEKSKAAGMNAHLAKPIEPDRLYQTLYDFIFGKEV from the coding sequence ATGACGCTGCAAGAGGAAGCAAAGCAGACGGTAAGGGCCTTTTGCAGGGCCTGGTTCGAGCAGCGGGACGCGCGGCGCACCGCCCAATTCCTGACCGACGACATCCAGTTCGTGGGCACCGGTGAAAACGAGTACGCCCGGGGCAGGGCCGAGATGACGGCCTATCTGGAGGAGGACATCCGCGAGATCGCGGAGCCCTTCTCCATTGAGCTGCCGGTCATCCTGGAGCGCGAGCTCTCCGATACCATATACATGGCCTCCGCCGAATTCACGCTGCGCAACAGCGTATATACCTGGCGGCTGCGGGGCTTTTTCGTCCTGCGCCGGGAGGGCGGCCGGTGGGGCGTCTGCAACCTGCACTTCGCCGAGCCCGGCCGCAGCCAGGGGCCGGGGGAGCACTACCCCCAGACCGTGGTGGTGGAGCGGGTCATGAAGCAGCGGGAGGAGCTGCTCAGCAGCTCCATCGCCGGGGGCATGATGGGGGGCTATCTGGAGCCCGGCTTCCCCTTCTACTTCGTCAACCGGCGGATGCTGGACTACCTGGGCTACCGGGACGAGGCCGAGTTCGTGGGGAGCATCGGCGGGCTTATCTCCAACTGTATGCACCCCGACGACCGGGCCCTGGTGGACGAGGCCGTGTTCCGCCAGCTCGCCGCGGCGGAGGAGTTCGTGGTGGAGTACCGCATGCGGAAAAAGGACGGCACCTACATCTGGGTCCACGACGTGGGGCGGCGCACCCTGGCGGAAAACGGCAAGCGCGCAATTACCTCGGTGTGCATCGACATCACCGCCCAGCGCAAGGCCCAGGACGAGGTGCTGCACCTCTACAACAACATCCCCGGCGCGGTGTTCCGCTGCCGGTTCGACGCGGATTTCTCCGTCATCGACGCCAACGACGGCCTGTTCGACTTCATCGGCTACACCCGGGAGGAGTTCGCCGCCCTGGGCAGCCGCATGTCGGCGGTCATCCACCCGGAGGATCTGTCCGTGATGGCGGACGTGCTGCGCGCCCAGCTGGCCGGCGGCAGCACCATCCAGAACCAGAACCGCCTGATCTGCAAGGACGGGACGGAGAAGTGGATCTCCATCAAGGCCCAGCTCATCCGCGAGGAGAGCGGGGAGGAGTTCTTCTACTGCGTCTTTGTGGACATTACGGACGAAAAGCGCCTGCAGGGGCGCATCCAGGAGCTGTACGAAAAGGAGCTGTCCTACTTCGCGGAGCTGGCCTCCGCCGGGGAGAGCATCCAGGGCCGGGCCAACCTCACCCAAAACCGGATGGAGAGCTACCAGTCCGCCTCCCCCGCGGCCATTTCCTGGCCGGGGGACACCTTCGGCGAGGCCATGGACCGCCTGGCCGCCTCCGCCGTGGATCCCGCCGCGGGTGAGGCGCTGCGCACGGCCCTGGTCCGGGAGAAGCTGCTCTCCGACTACGCCGCGGGCAAGTCCGACTACCACTTCACCTTCCTGCGCCGGCGGCAGGACGGCGGGGTCTTTTGGGCCAGCACCAGCTTCCGCTCCTACCGCAACCCGGGAACCGGCGACGTGGTGCTCTTCTTCTACACCTTCGACGTCACCGAGCAGAAGCTCCAGGAGGAGTTGCTGCACAAGGTGGCGGCGCTGGACTACGACATCATCACCGACATCGACGTGCGCCGGGACACCCACCGCCCGGTCGCTTATAAAAGCGCCCAGAAGAACATCATTCCCAGCAAGGGCCCCTATCAGGCCAGCATCCGCGCCCTGGCGGAGCAATATATGGACGAGGGGGCGCGGCGGGAGTACCTGGGCAAGCTGGACTACGCGTACATGGAGGAGCGGCTGGGCAGGGAGGATTCCTACTCCTTCTCCGTGGAGATGCGGGACGAAAACGGCGTGTCCCGGGTCAAGCGCTTCCAGGTCTTCTACATCAGCCGGGAGCTGGGCCGGGTGTGCATGGCCCGCACCGACGTGACCGACGTGGTGCGCCAGGAGCAGCGGCAGAAGCAGGAGATCTCCGCGGCCCTGGTGGCGGCGGAGCAGGCCAACGCGGCCAAGTCCGACTTCCTCTCCCGCATGTCCCACGAGATCCGCACGCCCATGAACGCCATCATCGGCATGTCCACCATCGCCGCCCGCTCCATCGGGGACGACGAGCAGGTCATGGACTGCATCTCCAAAATCGGCATCTCCTCCCGCTTCCTGCTCTCCCTCATCAACGACATCCTAGATATGAGCCGGATCGAGAGCGGCAAGATGCTGCTGAAAAACGAAAAAATCCCCACCGAGGAGTTCCTCAACGGCATCAACTCCATCTGCTTCTCCCAGGCCGCCGCCAAGGGGGTGGACTACGACTGCATCGTGGACCCCGTGCTGGACGACTACTATATGGGCGACGCCATGAAGCTCCAGCAGGTGCTGATCAACATCCTGTCAAACGCCATCAAGTTCACCGGGGAGGGCGGGAAGGTCACCTTCTCCGCCGCGCCCCTGCACAGGACCAAGCACTGCGCCGTGCTGCGCTTCGTCGTCAACGACACCGGCGTGGGCATGGGGGAGGACTTCATGCAGCACCTCTTCGAGCCCTTCTCCCAGGAGTCCACCGGCACCACCGCCCTCTACGGCGGCACGGGGCTGGGCCTGGCCATCTCCAAGAGCATCGTGGACATGATGGACGGCAAGATCACCGTGCGCTCCATCAAGGGCATCGGCTCCGAGTTCACCGTGGACGTGAAGCTGGGCATCACCGAGGAGGAGCGCCTGCGCCACAACCAGAAAAAGGCGGCCTACAATTTCTCCCACCTCAAGACCCTGGTGGTGGACGACGACGTGGCCGTGTGCGAGAGCGCGGTGGTCACGCTGCTGGAGATGGGCGTGCGGGCCGAGTGGGTGGACAGCGGGCGCAAGGCCGTGGACCGGGTGCGCTCCTGCTGGGACCAGGGCCGGTACTACGACATGATCCTCATCGACTGGAAGATGCCCGAGATGGACGGCCTGGAGACCGCCCGCCGCATCCGGCAGATCGTGGGCCCCGAGGTCACCATCATCATCATGACCGCCTACGACTGGATCTCCATCGAGCACGAGGCCAAGCTGGCGGGGGTCAACCTGCTCATGAGCAAGCCCATGTTCAAATCCTCCCTGATCTCCGCCTTCTCGCGGGCGCTGGGGGAGAAGGAGGAGCAGGCGCAGCCGGCGGCCGCCGTGGAGTACGACTTTTCGGGCAAGCGGGTGCTGCTGGCGGAGGACAACGCCATCAACACCGAGGTGGCGGTGATGCTGCTGGAGGCCAGGGGCTTCGCCGTGGACACGGCGGAAAACGGCCTGCGGGCCCTGGAGCGCTTCAGCAAGTCGGAGCCCGGGTACTACGACGCCATCCTCATGGACATCCGCATGCCCCTGATGGACGGCCTGACGGCGGCCACCAACATCCGCCACCTGAGCAACGCCGACGCGGGCAGCGTGCCCATCATCGCCATGACCGCCAACGCCTTTGACGACGACATCGAGAAGAGCAAGGCCGCCGGGATGAACGCCCACCTGGCCAAGCCCATCGAGCCGGACCGGCTCTACCAGACGCTGTACGACTTTATTTTCGGGAAGGAGGTCTGA
- a CDS encoding nitroreductase codes for MNEIIESLYRRKSVRAYTEEPVDAQTKRAILEAAVQAPTAGNQQLYTILDVTDRALKEKLAVTCDNQPFIARAPVVLIFCADCQKWQDAFEAGGCGPRLPGEGDLLLAVDDALIAAQNAVVAAESLGLGSCYIGDVMERCEEHRALLRLPEYVFPAAMLVMGWPTQQQKDRPKPPRAALEHIVHENAYRRMEPAELEAMLSPHAGARPYRDWLAAFCARKYNSEFSGEMTRSVRAYLAAFCEKAAGVNKK; via the coding sequence ATGAACGAGATTATCGAAAGCCTGTACCGCCGCAAATCGGTGCGGGCCTACACGGAGGAGCCGGTGGACGCGCAGACCAAGCGGGCGATTCTGGAGGCCGCCGTCCAGGCCCCCACGGCGGGCAACCAGCAGCTCTACACCATCCTGGACGTGACCGACCGGGCCCTCAAGGAGAAGCTGGCGGTCACCTGCGACAACCAGCCCTTCATCGCCAGGGCGCCGGTGGTGCTGATCTTCTGCGCCGACTGCCAGAAGTGGCAGGACGCCTTTGAGGCCGGGGGCTGCGGCCCCCGCCTGCCCGGCGAGGGGGATCTGCTGCTGGCGGTGGACGACGCCCTGATCGCCGCCCAGAACGCGGTGGTGGCGGCGGAGAGCCTGGGCCTGGGCTCCTGCTACATCGGGGACGTGATGGAGCGCTGCGAGGAGCACCGCGCCCTGCTGCGCCTGCCGGAGTACGTCTTTCCGGCGGCCATGCTGGTGATGGGCTGGCCCACGCAGCAGCAGAAGGACCGGCCCAAGCCCCCGCGGGCGGCGCTGGAGCATATCGTGCACGAGAACGCCTACCGCCGCATGGAGCCCGCCGAGCTGGAGGCCATGCTCTCCCCCCACGCGGGGGCGCGCCCCTACCGGGACTGGCTGGCCGCCTTCTGCGCGCGCAAGTACAACTCGGAGTTTTCCGGGGAAATGACCCGGTCGGTGCGGGCGTATCTGGCCGCCTTTTGCGAAAAAGCCGCAGGTGTGAACAAAAAATGA
- a CDS encoding glyoxalase, translating to MDMRFEGVLFAVRSMAVSRPFYENVLGRKVAMDLGTNLAFEGGPVLQEGFAALVGFPEENTVYRAYNSELYFETDDLDAEAERLRAAGVELLHEIKEYPWGQRVLRFFDPDGHLIELGENMRIVVLRFLAQGMTEEQVAQRTGYPLGVVCMFRDGTMPEHG from the coding sequence ATGGATATGAGATTTGAAGGCGTGCTCTTCGCCGTGCGCTCCATGGCGGTCTCCCGCCCCTTTTACGAGAACGTGCTGGGCCGCAAGGTGGCCATGGATCTGGGCACCAACCTGGCCTTTGAGGGCGGGCCCGTGCTCCAGGAGGGCTTCGCCGCGCTGGTGGGCTTCCCCGAGGAGAACACCGTCTACCGGGCCTACAACAGCGAGCTCTACTTCGAGACCGACGATCTGGACGCCGAGGCGGAGCGCCTGCGCGCCGCCGGCGTGGAGCTGCTCCACGAGATTAAGGAATACCCCTGGGGCCAGCGGGTGCTGCGCTTCTTCGACCCCGACGGCCACCTCATCGAGCTGGGGGAGAACATGCGCATCGTGGTGCTGCGCTTCCTGGCGCAGGGCATGACCGAGGAGCAGGTGGCACAGCGCACCGGGTACCCCCTGGGCGTGGTGTGCATGTTCCGCGACGGCACCATGCCGGAGCACGGCTAA
- a CDS encoding oxidoreductase — translation MKELENKIALVSSSTRGIGLACAKALAEQGAKVYLGVRRPEAGRKIVDEITAAGGQAGVAFFDATREESFTGMVEEVAAKEGRLDILVNNYGTTDVKADLDLVNGPAEDFFRIVNVNLKSVYLPCKAAVPLMIKNGGGAIVNIGSVGGLFPDMNRNAYGVSKAAIHFLTKNIATQYARQGVRCNAVLPGFTATDAAMDNMSQAFLDMFLKNVPLNRPGRPEDIANAVAFLCSERAAFITGEILPVAGGFGLPTPMYSSYMGMGAQG, via the coding sequence ATGAAAGAGCTTGAAAACAAGATCGCCCTCGTCTCCTCGTCCACCCGCGGCATCGGCCTGGCCTGCGCCAAGGCCCTGGCGGAGCAGGGGGCCAAGGTCTACCTGGGAGTGCGCCGCCCGGAGGCGGGCCGGAAGATTGTGGACGAGATTACCGCCGCGGGCGGCCAGGCCGGCGTGGCCTTCTTCGACGCCACCCGGGAGGAGAGCTTCACCGGCATGGTGGAGGAGGTCGCCGCCAAGGAGGGCCGCCTGGACATTCTGGTGAACAACTACGGCACCACCGACGTGAAGGCCGACCTGGACCTGGTCAACGGCCCCGCCGAGGACTTCTTCCGCATCGTCAACGTGAACCTGAAGAGCGTCTACCTGCCCTGCAAGGCGGCGGTGCCCCTGATGATCAAGAACGGCGGCGGCGCCATCGTGAACATCGGCTCGGTGGGCGGACTCTTCCCCGACATGAACCGCAACGCCTACGGCGTGAGCAAGGCGGCCATCCACTTCCTCACCAAGAACATCGCCACCCAGTACGCCCGCCAGGGCGTGCGCTGCAACGCGGTGCTCCCCGGCTTCACCGCCACCGACGCGGCCATGGACAACATGTCCCAGGCCTTCCTGGACATGTTCTTGAAGAACGTGCCCCTCAACCGCCCCGGCAGGCCGGAGGACATCGCCAACGCGGTGGCCTTCCTGTGCAGCGAACGGGCCGCCTTCATCACCGGGGAGATCCTGCCGGTGGCCGGCGGCTTCGGCCTGCCCACCCCCATGTACAGCTCCTATATGGGCATGGGGGCCCAGGGCTGA
- a CDS encoding AraC family transcriptional regulator — MDGTFENRYGVLAGRTATHIYLLPSPALRPYVAHYTICPGTAGGPGGGGLLTLVPDASGCLVFTDGGDGLESRVYGPTTAAVTVENDLGAGPLRFFVEFRPGGEYAFLPVPQWELADRVLPLADLHPGLARAMSRLWRACPDLDEFVRGADAALAGICRDTLDFSRLLSHLAASRAPSPAAALAAYTGYSQRHLSRLLREGAGLSAKAFARVLRVNAAARSLREGAPSLTRLAQELGYYDQSHFIHDFRAVCGVSPSRYRAGLSDFYNEPLKF, encoded by the coding sequence ATGGACGGAACCTTTGAAAACCGGTACGGCGTGCTGGCCGGGCGCACCGCCACCCACATCTACCTCCTGCCCTCCCCCGCCCTGCGGCCCTACGTGGCCCACTACACCATCTGTCCGGGGACCGCCGGGGGCCCCGGCGGGGGCGGGCTGCTCACCCTGGTCCCCGACGCGTCGGGCTGCCTGGTCTTTACCGACGGGGGGGATGGGCTGGAGAGCCGGGTCTACGGCCCCACCACCGCCGCCGTGACGGTGGAAAACGACCTGGGCGCCGGGCCCCTGCGCTTTTTCGTGGAGTTCCGCCCCGGCGGGGAGTACGCCTTCCTCCCTGTGCCCCAGTGGGAGCTGGCCGACCGGGTGCTCCCCCTGGCGGACCTGCACCCCGGCCTGGCGCGCGCCATGTCCCGGCTCTGGCGCGCCTGCCCCGACCTGGACGAATTCGTGCGCGGGGCGGACGCGGCCCTGGCCGGGATCTGCCGGGACACCCTGGACTTTTCCCGCCTGCTCTCCCACCTGGCCGCCAGCCGCGCCCCCTCCCCCGCCGCCGCGCTGGCGGCCTACACCGGGTACAGCCAGCGCCACCTCTCCCGCCTGCTGCGGGAGGGGGCGGGCCTGTCCGCCAAGGCCTTCGCCCGGGTGCTGCGGGTCAACGCCGCGGCCCGCTCCCTGCGGGAGGGCGCCCCCTCCCTGACCCGGCTGGCCCAGGAGCTGGGCTACTACGACCAGTCCCACTTCATCCACGACTTCCGGGCGGTGTGCGGCGTGTCCCCCTCCCGGTACCGGGCGGGCCTGTCCGATTTTTACAATGAACCGCTGAAGTTTTAG